One Aegilops tauschii subsp. strangulata cultivar AL8/78 chromosome 7, Aet v6.0, whole genome shotgun sequence genomic window carries:
- the LOC109740868 gene encoding protein CURVATURE THYLAKOID 1A, chloroplastic isoform X2, protein MAATAYSVALLGGARLPAATGNAAPRSSAFLPRRNLHPLRLQDAPRPSLLRVKAASDDTSASGDEIIEDLKGKWEAIEDKPTFLLYSGGAVVALWLTTVVVGAINSVPLLPKLLELVGLGYTGWFVYRYLLFKESRKELATDIESLKKKIAGTE, encoded by the exons ATGGCTGCCACGGCGTACTCCGTGGCCCTCCTCGGCGGAGCGCGCCTCCCCGCCGCCACCGGCAACGCCGCCCCCCGCTCCTCCGCCTTCCTCCCGCGGCGCAACCTCCACCCGCTCCGCCTCCAAG ATGCGCCCAGGCCGTCCCTGCTCCGCGTGAAGGCCGCCTCCGACGACACGTCGGCGAGCGGCGACGAGATCATCGAGGACCTCAAGGGGAAG TGGGAGGCGATTGAGGACAAGCCGACCTTCCTCCTCTACAGCGGCGGCGCCGTCGTCGCGCTCTGGctcaccaccgtcgtcgtcggCGCCATCAACTCCGTGCCGTTG CTCCCCAAGCTCCTGGAGCTGGTTGGGCTCGGCTACACCGGGTGGTTCGTGTACCGCTACCTCCTCTTCAAG GAAAGCAGGAAAGAGTTGGCCACCGACATCGAaagcttgaagaagaagattgccgGAACAGAATAA
- the LOC109740868 gene encoding protein CURVATURE THYLAKOID 1A, chloroplastic isoform X1, with product MAATAYSVALLGGARLPAATGNAAPRSSAFLPRRNLHPLRLQGAHAYAPRPSLLRVKAASDDTSASGDEIIEDLKGKWEAIEDKPTFLLYSGGAVVALWLTTVVVGAINSVPLLPKLLELVGLGYTGWFVYRYLLFKESRKELATDIESLKKKIAGTE from the exons ATGGCTGCCACGGCGTACTCCGTGGCCCTCCTCGGCGGAGCGCGCCTCCCCGCCGCCACCGGCAACGCCGCCCCCCGCTCCTCCGCCTTCCTCCCGCGGCGCAACCTCCACCCGCTCCGCCTCCAAGGTGCACATGCAT ATGCGCCCAGGCCGTCCCTGCTCCGCGTGAAGGCCGCCTCCGACGACACGTCGGCGAGCGGCGACGAGATCATCGAGGACCTCAAGGGGAAG TGGGAGGCGATTGAGGACAAGCCGACCTTCCTCCTCTACAGCGGCGGCGCCGTCGTCGCGCTCTGGctcaccaccgtcgtcgtcggCGCCATCAACTCCGTGCCGTTG CTCCCCAAGCTCCTGGAGCTGGTTGGGCTCGGCTACACCGGGTGGTTCGTGTACCGCTACCTCCTCTTCAAG GAAAGCAGGAAAGAGTTGGCCACCGACATCGAaagcttgaagaagaagattgccgGAACAGAATAA